DNA sequence from the Myxosarcina sp. GI1 genome:
AGTCGATAGAAATCGATTGTGGTTTGCTATTGTTGCTGTCGCTACTGACATTAGCAGGAGAAGTAGGAGAATATCCTTGTTCTACCAACCAGTCTGATAGCGGTGGTTCGTTTAATTTTAGTTGAAATACTCCCGAAAAAAAACCGCCTGTAAAAGCTAGAGGTTGCTGACCGTACTTTTGAATGACTGGTAATAATTCACTAAGAAACATAAGCTTGGTAAATAGTGTTTAGTTTAAATGCCTAATAAATTATTAAAAATTGTAGCGCGTCTTTAGACCGAGTAGTTATACTTAGTAAGAAATGCTCATAGGTAAAAATAAAGAGCAAAAAATCGATCTCTAATCGATGCTGTTGAGTTATTTTAATTTAGGTAAGATTTATTAAATTAAATTTAAATAAAAACATACTAAAGTAACTATTGTTAGACATATCTAAACTTAAATTAAATAGTGGTTTCACTTGCGGTTCAAATTAGTTTTAATGCAAACATGAATCTCTATAAATTTAATGGGATTGCTGAATGCTAATATTGTCAATCGCGCCTCACTCCCTTCCGAGGGCGAACGATAGAAAAAGTTTTTCTAAAAGTTAGAGTTGGCAAGAGATTTTATTTATTCTGTGTACCTTCTTTACTTCTTTTACCAAGACTTAAAACTATTACTTTCAAGCAACATCTATTTACTTCCCCGTGAAGTGCCAGAGATTTTGCTCTTTTAGTTTCGGAGTCTGGAAATGAATCAACCGCCAAAAAGAGATGTTCTATGTAGCGAATTAGATAGAGAACGCTCTATACGTCGTGCAGCTAAATTATTACAAGCGAAGCGAGCGCGTATTCGAGATGATTTAGATTGTTTAGTTTCACATCTAGCTTTACTTATGCCGCAAACAGCTACCGCAGGTGATGCTAATTCGGAGTTGTTGCTCGAAGCCGCTCGAAGATTAAATGACGACATTTTTAAAGAGCTACTTACACAGGTAATTGAGGAACGAAAATAAATTTAAGCTGAAGGCAGAAATTTTTGGTGCAGAGAAAGCGAATATTAATTAGGCTAAATAAAAGTTCGATCTTTTTATAGCACGTCCTTATGGTAGAACAAGTTAAGCCACAATATTCTGTATCATGGATTACTAAAATCGCTGAAATTCCTCAAGCCGAATGGGATGCTCTAGCTCTACCATTGGCAACGCCATTTTTAGAATGGGAATGGCTCAACAATATCGAAACTTCAAAAAGTGCTATTCCTCGTACTGGTTGGCAACCCTGTCACTTAGCCGTCTGGCGCGGTCGCACTTTGATTGGTGCCGCACCGCTGTATGTTAAAGGACATAGTTATGGGGAGTTTGTCTTCGACCATCAATGGGCAGATTTATCCCATCGCCTGGGAGTGCCATACTATCCCAAAATGTTGGGCATGACTCCCTTTACTCCTGCCGTTGGCTACAGATTTTTAATTGCACCAGGGGAAGACGAAGACGAAATTACACAAATAATGGTAGCGGCGGTCGACCATTTTTGCGATCGCAACCGCATTTCAGGCTGTAATTTTTTGTTTGTCGATCCGCAGTGGCGAGAAGTTATGGAGCGGAATGGTTTTATCAGTTGGCAGCATCATGGCTATATTTGGTCGAACCGTAACTTTAACAGTTTTGATGATTACCTCAAGATGTTTAATACCAAGCAGCGCAAAAACATCAAGCAGGAGAGAAAAGCTGTAGCTAAAGCTGGTTTGCAAGTTAAAGTATTTAACGGAAGAGAAATTCCCCGTCATCTGTATCCTTATATCTATCGTTTTTATAGCAGCACTTGCGATAAGTTTTATTGGGGCAGTAAGTATTTAACTCGCAAGTTTTTCGAGCAGCTTTATCCCAACTACAGAGATCGCGTCTTGTTAGTAGTAGCATACACCGAAAATAACGATAGCAGACCAGTAGGAATGTCTTTTTGTCTGCACAAGGGAGAAAATTTATACGGACGCTATTGGGGATGTTTGGAAGAATACGACTGTCTGCATTTTGAAGCTTGTTACTACAAACCAATCGAGTGGGCGATCGCTAACGGCATCAAAATGTACGATCCTGGTGCGGGGGGCAGACATAAAAAAAGACGCGGTTTTCCTGCTACTGCCAATCATAGTTTGCATCGTTTCTACAACCGCCGGATGAGCCAGATTCTACAAAACTACATTGATGAAGTCAATCAAATGGAACAAGCCGAAATTGAAGCAATTAATAACGATCTTCCGTTTAATAAACAAGAAATAAATTTTAGTCTAGATTAGGTTGTTGCAGCTTATAAAAGTTTTTCTGTTGCAATAAAACAAATTATGTCTGTTGCTGCATTTATATATGAACCAATTAATGATTATGAACAAAATTTTTATGTTCCGATTTCGGGTGAATATTTTTTTTGAAAGAGTTTGGCTTTCTGCTTGTAAAAAATTACATTTAGAATGGATTCCATTGTTTTCAGGAGGTATAGACGTAAAAAAAGATGACTTGCAATTAGTATTAGTAGAACTATAAAAAGTGCTCGAATGGTCTAAAAAAATTTAATGAAAACGATCTCGAACATATAAAAAGGCGAATTGAATATCTAATGATACAATTACCAAAAATGTTTTTAAGGGATGATGCAATTGTTTGTATAGGATAAACGAGAAGATGTTTCACCTATCGCGATTTACTTGTTTTTCAAAGTCGAAAAAGATAATATCCTTCTCGCCACCATAACAACGAAAAGGATATCAAGAATCACTGTCAGACTTTTATCTCAATCAAAGCTAGAGATTTAATAGCTAAACCAAATCGGCAACCTCACCGTATATAGTTCCTACTAGCCGATCGTGACGATAAAGCTCGACTAAATCCTCGCAATTCGTGGCGACAATGTGATAGGAATTTAAGCCTTTAATGGTATCTTCTAGCTGATAATCTTCAATTTTGACGCAATTACCAACGCCAGACGCGCCATTTAAAACAAAAGTGTCGGCTCCCGAACCACCACGTAGAACATCACTACCAGAACCCGCAAAAAGCCAATCGTCGCCATTACCACCACTGAGGAGGTCATCACCCTTACCACCATAGAGGCGATCGCAACCATCATTACCATAAAGCCGATCGTCACCCTTACCACCTTTGAGGGTATCATCACCCCAGTCACCTCTAAGCCAGTCATTGCCAGCTTGTCCGTGAAGCTTGTCATTACCGTCATTACCATATAGATAATCGTGACTCCTACCGCCTTTAATCAAATCGTCATCACCACCACCACAAATGGTATCGCAGCCATCGCCACCTTTGAGTACATCTCTACCAGCATCTCCACTAATATAATCGTTATCTTCGCCACCAAAAATAACGTCATTACCGACATTACCATATAGATAGTCATTACCTTCACCGCCAAAAATAACGTCGTGATTTATATTACCGTAAACCTTATCATCGCCAGATTTAGCAAAAACAACATTATTATCGAAGCCAGTACGAATAAAATCGTTTAAATCGGTTCCCAAAGTTAATACCATAATGTTTAAATATAGAATTTAGCAATGTTTTTTTGTTCAACTAAATCATAAATAGTAATACTTATAAACAGGTAAATTTAAAATAAAGAATTACGTGATTTCTATTAAGCAATAATAATGAAATATTTGAATATTTTTTAGACGTTACATAATTAGAGTGCGAGTACGGTTGTGTACCAATGTCTAAAGTATTTATAGAGCTACTTTCGACTGTAACCAATCGCCCGATCGTGCAATAGGTTCGATATTTACATCAAGTAGCCGATCGAGATGTGTAAGCAGCAAACTATACTAATTCTTGTAAGTTAAAGATTTCTATAGAAAAATTACATGACTTCTTCCAATCAAGCCCAATATGTCGAAGCAGACGAATTCGATCGC
Encoded proteins:
- a CDS encoding GNAT family N-acetyltransferase, coding for MVEQVKPQYSVSWITKIAEIPQAEWDALALPLATPFLEWEWLNNIETSKSAIPRTGWQPCHLAVWRGRTLIGAAPLYVKGHSYGEFVFDHQWADLSHRLGVPYYPKMLGMTPFTPAVGYRFLIAPGEDEDEITQIMVAAVDHFCDRNRISGCNFLFVDPQWREVMERNGFISWQHHGYIWSNRNFNSFDDYLKMFNTKQRKNIKQERKAVAKAGLQVKVFNGREIPRHLYPYIYRFYSSTCDKFYWGSKYLTRKFFEQLYPNYRDRVLLVVAYTENNDSRPVGMSFCLHKGENLYGRYWGCLEEYDCLHFEACYYKPIEWAIANGIKMYDPGAGGRHKKRRGFPATANHSLHRFYNRRMSQILQNYIDEVNQMEQAEIEAINNDLPFNKQEINFSLD
- a CDS encoding calcium-binding protein, whose translation is MVLTLGTDLNDFIRTGFDNNVVFAKSGDDKVYGNINHDVIFGGEGNDYLYGNVGNDVIFGGEDNDYISGDAGRDVLKGGDGCDTICGGGDDDLIKGGRSHDYLYGNDGNDKLHGQAGNDWLRGDWGDDTLKGGKGDDRLYGNDGCDRLYGGKGDDLLSGGNGDDWLFAGSGSDVLRGGSGADTFVLNGASGVGNCVKIEDYQLEDTIKGLNSYHIVATNCEDLVELYRHDRLVGTIYGEVADLV